Within Triticum dicoccoides isolate Atlit2015 ecotype Zavitan chromosome 1B, WEW_v2.0, whole genome shotgun sequence, the genomic segment CAGTGGCGcgcacactaattaaaacatgaatctCGACGTAAATAGTAGACACCTTCATTTCTGCATGGACAGATTCGGTGTATGTTTCCTCATATACCAATACAACTCGTTGAATGATGGAATGTCTATTCTCTTAACTCGACGATTGTCCAAAGGCTATTATTTTAGCTGCTATTTTTCCTGTATAATAAGCAGGCACCTAACCCAGGTGAATGAAGTCATTACGAGAAAGAAAAACACAAGCCTGATGGTTTAGTTTCAGGCATCACTGCAATGCAAATGCCATTTTGTTGCCGATTGTTTGCATGTTGTGTTTTGCTGGGGTATGTGATTCAATACACACTGCAACTCTAGTGTTATGAGGTCCTCAGCGAACACACACCAGTTGAGTGGAAGCTGCTGTTGGATGACTATTCTTCAGCGTGTCACCATCTCTGCCCCTTTTTCTTTCCCTTTGACAGGTGCTGCTGGGTAGACAGTTTTTCTTCTTCACTGTCGCCATCTTAGCCTACTAGATGATTATTACCTCTTGTTTCAATGCTAGCACACCTCTTTGGCAGCAGCTGCTGGGCAGCCTGTTTTTCTTCTTCACTGTCGGCAATTTTAGCTGCTAATTGAAGGTAGGGCACCCCGCGGCTCCCCTCGATCTACAACTTATTTACTGAATGGATTCGAGTTAACATTGCagtagagttttcatttgatggtATCTTTTGTGATTGATTTGATAGTATTTCTTGTTTATTTGATCATGCAACTTGTAACTGTTTCAGTTATGGAAATTCCGTAAAGAAACTGAACCAGCTGTCTTAATAATCTATTCTCTAAAATGTTTCCCTTTTCGCTTTTCAGCTGGCACATAGAAGAAAATATTTACCTCAAGGAATTTTGGGAAAAATTCGGTGCTGGAATTCCATCGATGCTGGGAAGGAAGGTCTCGGTGTTGAATTACAGGTCTTGCTGGAAGTCATGTGTCCAAGGAAAACGAGGCAGCGGCTGCAGCTTTTGTGGAAGAATTCAAAGGCTGTACAGCCAAGcagcatcttcaccacacaagttgAAGAAAAAAATAACCAGGCTCAAGTGGGCTATTGGCGCTTTATGTAGTGATCAAAAGGGTGCCAAATCAACTCGCCCGTCGACCTCGGGTCATTTGTCAAACCGTCCCAATCAAAAATCTGAGAAGGCATTTAGAATAAACTTGTTTTGGAATAATGGGGAGTGGTAATAGCTCAAGGACTTGTGACTGGAATCGAGGGATGCTGGAATTCCATCGATGGTAGAAATAAAGGTCTCACTGTTGAATTGTGGTCAATACAAATCCTGGACAGCAAGTCTTTGCTAGAAGTCAGTGGCTGCAGCTTTTGTGGAATTCAGAGGTCAAGTCGGTTGCTACTTACTAGCGCTTTTTGTGGCGATCAAAAGGGTGTCAAATCGACTCGTCGACCTCACATCATCCATTGAACCGGCCAATCAAACATCTGAGGAGGCACTGAGCAAGGTAGAACAAGACTTGTTTTTGGAATAAAGGAGGTGCTCTCTGCCTTGCCTCTCTGTACGGTTATTAGCATGTCAGTGAGTCACTCACTGCACTAGCTGAGTTTAATTTCAATGGATTTTTGAGGTTGAATTGGTATCCGCTTCTCTTATCAGTAATTCATACATATACGCGTATTGGAGAAAGCAGGCTTATTAAACCTCTATTAGAAAGCGAGGTGTTCTCTGAACTTGACGACTGTCTCTGGTGGTTGAGGTGGGGCTGGCTTACTGTGCTTGTGCAGGAAAGAAGGAAAGAAGGACGACAGAGGGCAAAAACATTACTGTGACTGACCCGCATTGTATGCAAAAATGGCACCGTCATGCAAAATTAATCTGATACTACCCTACTACTGGGAGTAGCACACGCTACCCATGCAGATGCAGCTCAGCTTCACGACATCCACCCAGCCACGAACCCCCATCACCGAGCTTTGGCCCGTGCCCGCTCTCCGGCCACGTCCGCAAGCTTTGCTATGACCTGGTCCTCTTCTCCCCGCTGCTATACATCCGTCCAGTTCTCCACGCCACCGCTGCTCACCCTCCGCCTCCACCTCAGGTTAGTAGTTGGTCTATTGCCGCCGCCTTCTCTCAGCCTAATAAGTCCTGCAACTTTTGTTGATTGATGCGATGGACGAGGAGTATTTGGTGGTTGCTGCTGATGTTGGTGGTTTGAGCATCCATTTCAGGGACAAGACTCAAAGTTTGGAGCCCCAAAGATTATTCCCCGCGCTCTacctgttcgatgaaatgcccacaGGACCCCCAGCGACGTCTTCTTCACCTGATAGAGAAACTATGCTCCAATATCTGTATTCCGTATGCCTTCCCTACAGGTATGAAGGACAACATGGCATGCTGCACTTTTGCATCAGAGTGAATTAAAGATGATCAACAcactgtatgttgccttagtttcctATCTAGTTCATGTTAGCTTCTGATTCTAGCTCCCAGACTTATCTTGAATTGTGTTTCATTTAACACATGACTGCGGAAAACTGCCAATAATTAAAGAGCTGAAATGGATGACGGAAACTGTCAGGATTGAAGATATATATGTATGCAACATCCTGTTGTTTACCAGATCCTTCATGTTTTCAGGATTCTCATTTGACTGTCTATCGTTGCATCTGAATCCATACCTGCTTCTGTATTCTGCAGGGTATGCAATACGAGATGATGGATCTTATGCATGTGAGCAATGAAATACAAGAAACTATTGGTAGAAACTACTATGTCCGAGATTACATTGATGAGGAGGTACTGACTCAACTAGTCTTCCTTGCTGTTGGTAATTTTCCCGCACCTAGCTCTGTGTGGTAATTTTCCTGGAATTCCTTTCACCGTggtattttccttttttttttctgcAGTTAGCTCCATGTGCTCACATTCATTTGTTCCAGTTTATGCATTGACCACTTGATCATTGTGATCATTCTTGCGTAGTCCAATGTATTTTACCTTAATTTCCAGACAACAGTAAAGTGGGATAACATGATACCGCACCAgtattgttttttttttttgcatttttaggTTCGTGGGAGCAATAATACATTAAATGAGACAAATATTAGCACATCATTTTCAAGTACCTTTACAGACAACAGCCCAAATGAAGTATCACATGTGGATACCACGTCTACATCATTTAACAAATATAAGCATAGACACCACATATATTTATGCATTGTTAGACATTGCAAACGAACAAATGGAGAAATAATTATGAAGAAGAAGAACACAGGAAACCAATTTCTAGTGGAAAATCCTTGTAGGAAAAACCACAGGCAAAAAACAGTTATCTTTCGCTATATCAGGAGAATTTCTACACATACATAGACTTAGAATGAGTCATCAACTCATCCCGTGTGGCATACAGGAGGTATATATGTGTGGCATATGAGTGACTCGAGTCTAAAGTGGGAACCTAAATTGGCCTCCGCTACGATAGTCCCTGGCTCCTCGCCAGAATTCGGATCACATGTCAACATGCATTCCTTGCTGTAGTGTTAGTGCACTGAAAGGCACGGAAGAGGAACTAGAAGAGGGTTGCTGGATGAGTGTCTGGTATGCCTGCCTCATGGTTGGCCTTGCTTGTGGAGAAGATTCCAAGCAAGAGAAGGCCAGCTTGATGAGCAGAGCTAAGCTATTCTCTTTTGTTGTTGGTGGTGTTGTCGGTCGCTGGTCCAGAATATCTTTCACCAGCATAGCTTGTTCCCATTGGACAAACTACCGTCTAATAGATCCCCTGGATGCTTCCCCATAAGTAGCTCAAGAACAACCACACCAAAGCTATAGACATCACATTTCTCCGTGACAACAGATGTGTACGAGAGTTCTGCACATAATAAGACATTAGAGTTAGGTACAAATAGATAGAGATAAATGCTTCAGACGTGAGAAGGAAGGTTATACTAGTACATACCAGGAGCTATGTACCCATACGTCCCCGCTAGTGCACTCCAGTTTGATGAATCAGGCTTAAGAATCCTTGTTGTGCCGAAATCTGAGACGAAAGCCTTGAAGGTTGCATCAAGTAAGATGTTGTTGCTCGTTATATCTCGATGGATTATAGGTGGACTGCATTCGTGGTGCAAATAAGATATTGCTTGAGCCACATCATTTACAACGACAATTCTCTTTTGCCAATCCAATTCCCTTGATGTCTCCTCATTTTCCAACATCTGGTGGAGGCTTCCCTGATGAATGTAGTCGTAGACAAGAAATTTATACGCTGAATGGGAGTGGAATCCATACATTTTGACAATGCTTCATTGGCGGATCTGTAATAAGATTTCCATTTCACTGCGAAACCTTCTTTCATCGTCCAACTCTTCTTCTGTCTGATGCAGCTTCTTCACAGCAACTAGCTGCCCGTCTTGGAGTTGTGCCTTGTAGACATTTCCGTATCCTCCCGCTCCAGTGATGTAGTTATCATCAAAGTCTTCTGTTGCCCTTACAATATCGTCAAATGCTAATCTTCCATCGAAATTCCAAACAGAGAATAGGTCCCTTCCTTCAGCAGTAACAACTTCTTGTGGTTTTCTCTTGTTACGACTCAGCATTATTATGACAACAATTGCAGAAAAAATGCCAAAACCCACCACAAGAACAATTGGCAAAAGCAAACCAAGTATCTTCCGTTTGTGGTGATCGGCTGCAACTGGAGTTGAATCGCAAAGTTGGAGGCCAGAGATGTTGCCACACAAACCTTTATTGTGAAGAAACCAACTTGCTGAAGCATTTTGGAGTAGCCGTGTTGTTGGAACTGGTCCATCCAAGTCATTGTAGGACACATCAAGTGTTGAAAGGCTCACCATGCTTGCAAAGGAGGACGGAATGCTGCCACTGAACTGATTATGTGATAGATTCAGAAATTCTAGCATCTCCAAATTCCCAAGTTGCTGCGGCAGTGCACCACCAAGATTATTGTTGCTCACATCTAACTTAATCTGCAGGCCTGCTAAATTTCCAATCACACCAGGCAAACTCCCATTGAATTTGTTGTTGTTAATCTTCAAGGAATGTAGTTTCATGCAGGCCCCCAGTTCCTCAGGTATTGATCCGCTCAGTCTATTCCTAGATATATCAAGGTATCCTAGATTTCTTAGCTTTTCTATCTGTGTAGGTATGGATCCAGATAATTGGTTCGACGATACGTTGAGTTTATATAGATTCGCTAAACTGCAGATTTCTGGTGGAATCTCACCGATGAGATGATTAGAATCGAGTTTTAGTTCTACTAGATTGGATAGTTTAGAAAGGATTGGTGGTATGGAACCCGTGATCATATTTTGTGCTAGATTTAGTTCTTTTAGTTGCGTACATGCACCTAGATTTGTTGAGATCTGCCCAAAGAGTCTATTTGATGCTAATCGCATTTGTATGAGTTGTGGATACACACCAAAATCTTGTGATATATCTTCTGTTAGTTGGTTCGACTCAAGGCGAAGTCGAACCAAACTTGTACATGTCTTTAAACTTCTTGGAATGGGGCCATCGAACATATTAGAAGATACACTGAGGTATTGAAGTCTACCACCTGAACATATATTTGCAGGTAAAGGTCCTGAAAGGGAGTTGATACCCAACCCAAGTTCAATAAGGCTGATGAGATATCCAAATTCCCGAGGAAGAGAACCTGATAATTTGTTATCGAAGATTTGCATTTTTTGGATGCTTTGCAACTTCCCAAAAGTTCTTGGTATTAATCCCGAAATTTGGTTCTGAAACAAGCCTAAACTTTCAAGGTTCATCATATTGCCAATCTCTTGGGGAATGGAACCGGTTATCTGATTTACATAGAGGGATAGTGCTACTAGCTTGGTTATATTTCCCAGGCTGCCAGGAATAGATCCAGATATTTGGTTTTCGGACAAGTCTAACTCTTGGAGATTCAGCAAGATGCCCAATTCTTTAGGTATTGGTCCTGTTACCTGATTTTCAAAGAGGGATAGTACTTCTAGGTTGGTTATATTTCCTAGGCTGTTAGGAATAGAGCCAGATATTTGGTTGCTGGACAAGTCTAAAAACTGTAGATTCATCAAGATGCTCAATTCTAAAGGtattgggcctgtgatttgattaGTATAGAGGACAAGTACATTGAGCATTGTGAGGTTCCCTAGTTCTGGGGGTACTGAACCTGTTGTTTGATTTGTGTAGAGAGCAAGTTGTTGTAGCATACTGAGGTTGCCAAGTTCTGGGGGTATTGGACCTGCGATTTTATTTTCAAAGAGAAAAAGTTGGTTCATCTTAGTGAGATTGGTTATGGAAATTGGAATTGGACCTGAAATATCATTTGAATGAAGTTGAAGAATTTGTAAATGGACTAGCCTTCCTAGTTCTTGGGGTATAGGCCCTGAAAGTTGATTACCAAACATGTACAAACCAATTAGCTGGGTCAGATTTCCAAGGGTTTTTGGTATCATGCCGCTTAAGGTGTTGTTGCTTAGCTGAAGAATTTGTAGGTTGACAAGTCTTCCAATCTCCTCAGGAATGGGACCTGATACCATGTTTTGGTGAATGGCAAGATCAGTTAACATTGTTAGGTTGCCCAGAGACGCAGGGATACGTCCTGTGAGTCTGTTAAATGAGAGAACAAGCAGCTTGAGACTTTGCAAGCCACCAAACTCGTAAGGAATTTTCCCTGTGAGCTGGTTGTCGCGAAAGGTAAGAACCGAAAGTGCTGAGAGGGAGCTGATACTAACGGGTAGTGCACCGTGGAGACTGTTGTTACTTAGGTCAATATATGTGAGGAATGGAAGGGCCGAGAAGTTGAGCTCACCAAGCTGGCCATGGATGCCGGCATCCGGCAAGGAGATGTTGGTCACCACCCAGGGCATGCGGCGGCCGTGGTGAACAGCCGTGCACATGATGCCTGTCCAGTTGCAGGGGCTTGTGTGTTCCTTCCAAGAGCTCATCTGGAACGGTGGGCTTGCTATTGTGGCTTTCCAGTGGAGAAGGGCCATGCTTTGAGACCTCATTGAGACCCCTCCATGGTGCGCCGCCCGTGCTTCTTGCAAGATAAGAAGGCATGGCACCAACATTAGGCTGAGGTACTGCAATGGTGTTGGGGAAGATGGCATTTTGCTGCCCACTGTTTGCATGATGTGTTGCGGAGGTGATTCAATACACAGTGCAACTCAACTGATATTTAAATAGTGTTATGAGATCCTTCAGTGAACACACACGAGTTGAGTGGATGCTGATGCTAGATGACTATTCTTCAGTGTCGCCATCTCCTTTGGCAGCTGCTACGGGGCTGCCTGTTTTCCTTCTTTAGCGTCgccatctcttcctctccttttcttTCCTCATTCATGTGGACAAATGACACCGGAATTATTCCTAGAAAACCCACGGCGTACGCCTACTCATCATATCTTTCCCAATTCTCCTCCGTCGACAACTTATGCATTGAATGGACTTGAGTTAACATTGCAGTATAgtttttatttgatggtatctcCTGTGATTTGTTTGATagaatttctttttttatttgctgGTATCTCCTGTGATTTGTTTGATAATATTTCTTTGTTTATTTGACAGTATCTTCTGTGACTtgtttgattgtatttctttggtaACTGCTCGAATTATGAAGAAACTGAAGTACCATATTTTCTAAAATGTTCCCTTTTTCGCTGTAACTTGTGGAATATCAAAGCATGTACAATCAAGCAGCATCTCCACCACACAAGCTGAAGCAAAAATCTTAGCTCAAGTGGGTTACTAGCATTTTCTGTACGTCTGCGGACCCATGTACGTGTTGATTGCAACGACAAACTAGAACAGACTATTTGGCTAAAGGACTTGTGACTAGTGGCTCAATGCAACAAAAATTTACGTGGAATTCTATCCACCGGCGGTTGTGAAAATAAAGGTTTCAGTGTTGAATTGTGGTTTATACAAATCCTGGGCCCAAGTCTTGTTGGAAGTCCTGTGTCCAAGGGAATATGAGGCAGTGGCTACAATTTGTGTTGAATTCAATGTCTGTACAACCGAGCAGCATCATGACCACACAAGCTGAAGAGAAAAAAATCCAAGCTCAAGTGGGTTACGGGAGCTTTCTTTTCGTCTGCCGGCCCGATTATGTGTTGGTTGCCGTGTAACATCAAACACACCAATATTTCCAGGTATGCCCCTCTGTAATTTACGAGTAAGCAAAACAGAACAAATTCTTCCATACTTTAGAGAATAACCAGAAGAAGCCAACTATTTCACTTAGGTATCCCCATGCCAAAATTTTCAGTGTCTTAAGTTGCTACTGGATGATTATTCTTGAGTGTTTCCATCTTTCTCTACTGGAAGTTCCAAGCTCTTGTTTGGATGATAGCACATCCCTTTGGCAGCTGTTGCTGGGCTGTCTGTTATCCATCTTCCACTATTTTCTTTTCTCATCCATGCGGAAAAATGACACACGATTACAGACTTCAACATATATAGATGGTATATGAGTGACTCGAGGCAAAACATAAACCTAAATCGGCTTCCGCTACCATGGACCCTGGCTTCTCACTAGAATTCCGATCATATATCAACATGCATACTTTACTTGTTGTAATGTAAGTGTG encodes:
- the LOC119315146 gene encoding MDIS1-interacting receptor like kinase 2-like codes for the protein MYGFHSHSAYKFLVYDYIHQGSLHQMLENEETSRELDWQKRIVVVNDVAQAISYLHHECSPPIIHRDITSNNILLDATFKAFVSDFGTTRILKPDSSNWSALAGTYGYIAPELSYTSVVTEKCDVYSFGVVVLELLMGKHPGDLLDGSLSNGNKLCW